From Pagrus major chromosome 18, Pma_NU_1.0, a single genomic window includes:
- the lyplal1 gene encoding lysophospholipase-like protein 1 isoform X1: MAAMRKLQICALSPTGKHSASLIFLHGSGDTGQGLRAWVRDVMVPDLAFSHIRVIYPTAPARPYTPMRGALSTVWFDRYKISQDCPEHLESIDAMCCTLGSIIQDEVNAGIPKHRIIIGGFSMGGAMALHLVCRYHPDVAGVFALSSFLNKESVAFQAVEERHRTGLSLPELLQCHGTSDDLVLHQWGEDTSVLLRKAGMTTTFHSFPGLYHQLSQPEMELLRSWILKKLSPTISS; this comes from the exons ATGGCTGCCATGAGGAAACTTCAGATTTGTGCCCTGTCTCCCACCGGGAAGCACTCCGCCTCGCTCATCTTCCTGCACGGCTCAG GTGACACTGGGCAGGGACTGAGAGCCTGGGTCCGAGATGTTATGGTGCCAGATCTGGCTTTCAGCCACATCAGAGTTATTTACCCAACAGCTCCAGCGAG GCCATACACACCCATGCGAGGGGCTCTGTCTACTGTCTGGTTTGACCGTTACAAGATCTCACAGGACTGCCCGGAGCACCTCGAGTCCATAGATGCCATGTGCTGCACCTTAGGGTCCATCATTCAGGACGAGGTCAATGCCGGGATCCCCAAACACCGGATAATAATCG GGGGATTCTCAATGGGCGGGGCCATGGCCCTCCACCTGGTGTGTCGGTACCACCCTGACGTGGCAGGAGTTTTTGCACTATCAAGCTTTCTCAACAAGGAGTCTGTTGCTTTTCAG GCAGTGGAGGAGCGGCACAGAACTGGACTGTCCCTACCTGAGCTGCTCCAGTGCCATGGGACCAGTGATGACCTTGTGCTGCATCAGTGGGGGGAGGACACATCAGTGCTGCTAAGGAAGGCTGGCATGACCACTACCTTTCATTCATTCCCAGGCCTGTACCACCAGCTCTCCCAGCCTGAGATGGAGTTGCTGAGAAGCTGGATCCTCAAGAAGCTTTCCCCCACCATCTCCTCCTAA
- the lyplal1 gene encoding lysophospholipase-like protein 1 isoform X2 yields the protein MCVRGDTGQGLRAWVRDVMVPDLAFSHIRVIYPTAPARPYTPMRGALSTVWFDRYKISQDCPEHLESIDAMCCTLGSIIQDEVNAGIPKHRIIIGGFSMGGAMALHLVCRYHPDVAGVFALSSFLNKESVAFQAVEERHRTGLSLPELLQCHGTSDDLVLHQWGEDTSVLLRKAGMTTTFHSFPGLYHQLSQPEMELLRSWILKKLSPTISS from the exons ATGTGTGTAAGAg GTGACACTGGGCAGGGACTGAGAGCCTGGGTCCGAGATGTTATGGTGCCAGATCTGGCTTTCAGCCACATCAGAGTTATTTACCCAACAGCTCCAGCGAG GCCATACACACCCATGCGAGGGGCTCTGTCTACTGTCTGGTTTGACCGTTACAAGATCTCACAGGACTGCCCGGAGCACCTCGAGTCCATAGATGCCATGTGCTGCACCTTAGGGTCCATCATTCAGGACGAGGTCAATGCCGGGATCCCCAAACACCGGATAATAATCG GGGGATTCTCAATGGGCGGGGCCATGGCCCTCCACCTGGTGTGTCGGTACCACCCTGACGTGGCAGGAGTTTTTGCACTATCAAGCTTTCTCAACAAGGAGTCTGTTGCTTTTCAG GCAGTGGAGGAGCGGCACAGAACTGGACTGTCCCTACCTGAGCTGCTCCAGTGCCATGGGACCAGTGATGACCTTGTGCTGCATCAGTGGGGGGAGGACACATCAGTGCTGCTAAGGAAGGCTGGCATGACCACTACCTTTCATTCATTCCCAGGCCTGTACCACCAGCTCTCCCAGCCTGAGATGGAGTTGCTGAGAAGCTGGATCCTCAAGAAGCTTTCCCCCACCATCTCCTCCTAA
- the lyplal1 gene encoding lysophospholipase-like protein 1 isoform X3 encodes MVPDLAFSHIRVIYPTAPARPYTPMRGALSTVWFDRYKISQDCPEHLESIDAMCCTLGSIIQDEVNAGIPKHRIIIGGFSMGGAMALHLVCRYHPDVAGVFALSSFLNKESVAFQAVEERHRTGLSLPELLQCHGTSDDLVLHQWGEDTSVLLRKAGMTTTFHSFPGLYHQLSQPEMELLRSWILKKLSPTISS; translated from the exons ATGGTGCCAGATCTGGCTTTCAGCCACATCAGAGTTATTTACCCAACAGCTCCAGCGAG GCCATACACACCCATGCGAGGGGCTCTGTCTACTGTCTGGTTTGACCGTTACAAGATCTCACAGGACTGCCCGGAGCACCTCGAGTCCATAGATGCCATGTGCTGCACCTTAGGGTCCATCATTCAGGACGAGGTCAATGCCGGGATCCCCAAACACCGGATAATAATCG GGGGATTCTCAATGGGCGGGGCCATGGCCCTCCACCTGGTGTGTCGGTACCACCCTGACGTGGCAGGAGTTTTTGCACTATCAAGCTTTCTCAACAAGGAGTCTGTTGCTTTTCAG GCAGTGGAGGAGCGGCACAGAACTGGACTGTCCCTACCTGAGCTGCTCCAGTGCCATGGGACCAGTGATGACCTTGTGCTGCATCAGTGGGGGGAGGACACATCAGTGCTGCTAAGGAAGGCTGGCATGACCACTACCTTTCATTCATTCCCAGGCCTGTACCACCAGCTCTCCCAGCCTGAGATGGAGTTGCTGAGAAGCTGGATCCTCAAGAAGCTTTCCCCCACCATCTCCTCCTAA